In the genome of Flavobacteriaceae bacterium YJPT1-3, the window CGTGTTCGTCAAAGCGATTGGTCACTTTGAGTATTTTATAACGGACCCGTCCGGTGCGATCGGGATCATTGAATACTGCAGAGATCTCCCCTTCTTTCAGGTCCTGGATCTGTGCGTATAATTCAGAATCTACGTTGGTCAGTTCAAATCGGCGATCTCCGGTTTGCGGATTGATCAAGGCTCCTCCATCGCTACGGGTTTCTTTTTCATCAGAAAATTCACGTGCTGCTTCAGCAAAGTCCAGTTCACCGGCAACCAGCCTGGTACGCAGGTCGTCAATTTTCTCTTTGGCCGCTTTTACCGTTTCCTGAGTTACGTTGGGAATACGAAGGATATGGCGCACGTCGCGACGCTGACCGCGAATGCGATCTACGGTAAGGATGTGGTAGCCAAATTCAGTTTCAAAGGGTTCACTCACCTCCCCTTCCTGTAATGAAAAAGCAACATCCTTGAATTCTTTGACGAAAGGATCCGTTCGCGTAAGCGTCATTAGTCCACCTTCCCGAGCTGATCCCGGATCCTGGGAATACAGTACTGCCCGGCTGGCAAAACTGCTTCCATTGTCTAACACATCCCGGCGATATCCGTTCAATTCATCCAATACCTTTTGTACTTCTTCCTGTGGAATTTCCGGCTCGATCACGATCTGAGAGATCTCGAGTTCGACCCCTATCAAGGGGCGTTCTTCTTTGGGGATAGACTCGAAAAACTGGCGTACTTCGTCTGGGGTGATCTCCACCTCTTCCACTACTTTCTGCTGCATCAGAGTACCCAGTTGCTGATTCCGATTGAGTTCGTACAATTCCTTTTCCAGATCGGCTACACTTTCTTTGCGGTAGAACTGAAGCATTTTTTCCTGACTTCCCAGCTGGCCTTTTAGGTATTCGATCTGCTGTTGGGTGTACGAACGTACACGTCCCTCATCTACGGTAACACTATCCTGAATGGCCATGTGCGCATACAACTTGTCCTCCAGCAGCTTTCCCATGATCTCACATTCGGAAACATCTTCGTAACCGCCCTGACTATCCTGTTGAATGGTTTCTAAGGTCTTTGCCACATCACTGTCGAGAATGATAAAGTCTCCAACCACTCCGGCCACACCATCAACTTTAAAACTGACTGCCGCTGTTTTTACGGTGTCCTGCTGTTGCATGGGCTTGTCCGGTTGCAGAGCGTCCAGATTGGCTTGTTTTTCCTCCAGGGTTTGCGCCCCTGCAGTAAGTATAGCACTGCAAAAAATAAGGCTAGTTATAAATCTCAAATTCATTTTTCTTAATTGCATCTCTTGTAATATCTGTTTCCAGCTGACTGATCAACTGTAATTTTCTTTTGTTCAGAATGATCTCTTTGATGGTAGGAGCTACATAGGTTAATGGAGCTTGTTCATTCTGACCTAAGGTTTCCTCAACAGCGATCAAATATACCCCTAATGAATCGCGTAGCTGAAGGAAATTAGTTTTTTTTAACAGCCTGTCGGCCTCTTCCGGAGCGATGGCATTGATACTGGCTACTACCCTATTCTGACGCACCCAGGCGCTATCGTTCAGTGATTTGGCCCTAAAATTAAAACTGATGGAATCGAGTACCCGTTTATCCTCCGCATCCCAACGTTTAAAGCGCTGGACGATCTCGTCGAGATCTTCTCTATTGGGCGCGGTCTGTATAAAGCGCAGTTTGAGCAGGGGTTCGTTCGTCCTGAAATTGCTGAGGTGCTCTTCATAGTAGGCCGCTATTTCCTGATCAGAAACGATACTATCCAGTGTTTGAGCGACTACTGCATCTTTATAAGCTTTGGTGTAGAGTTCATCGCGGTACTGCCTCACCATGCTGTTGAATTGATCCTGTTGTTCCTGAGTCAGATTGCGCCGTGCGCCGTCCATCAGCAGTTGCTGTGTGGCCCAACGGGTAATAAAGCCATTGACCACCAGGGTGCTGTCGCGGGCTGAAGTACCGGGAGGGACCAGATTAGCGATATCTTCTTTGTAGAGATAAGAATCATTCACGCGGGCCACTGCGTTAGCTCGTTCGTCTTTAGCAGTACATGCCAGCTGCAGAACAAAAAGCAGGAGTACGACTAGGATTCTCTTCATTTCATTCGGTTCTTAAAGGGTCATCCGGCGGCTTAATTCAGTAGGGTTGCCTTCGGGTTTTAATTCCTGCGTTGGTCATGGGCAATAGTAGTGCCAGAAACTAAACTTGCGAATTTTCTTCGATTAAAGCATAATAAGCTTCCCATCGATCAAAACACCGCGACGGATGGCTGCAAAAGTACACTTTTCATTAGCTTTGCCAAGCCAAATCAAAACGGGAATCAGCAGTTTTTAGTGCTTGCTGTTACGTCTTCTTCGTCGGGCAATACGAATTATTTGAGTTCGGTAGGGGAAGTATGACGGTCTTGGCACGGCAATTGCCTAAATCAGCATCATGGAACGACAAATCAAAATGCTTTGGGACTTTAGAGGTCCAAACGCGCAACCCACTGCGACCCATCATGAAGTCCATCTGAAGGAATATGTGACGATGAAATCCATACCGGAGACCATCACCGGGGTGGAGCAGCTGTCAGCTATGCATACGGTGGCCTTTCTGGTCACTAACGAAGCCTGGGTAGCGCAAGTTCGAGAAGACCTTAAACCCCATCGCGGACAGGTGTATCTTCCAAAAAAATGAAATAGTAACTAAAAGATTTCCAAGATCTAATCGCTTGATTATCTTTGCGCAAAATTTAAAAAAATGAAGAAAGTAGTACTAGCAATTGCATTTGCAGTAATGAGCATGAGCGTGATCGCTCAAACAAAAATTGGAACGATTGACAGCGACCTCATCATTGGCAGTCATCCGGACCTGAAGAAAGTGCAAACCGATCTGACCGCCTATACCAAGACCCTGGATGATCAAATGAAAGAGATGTTGCAGAAATATCAGACACAGGTGCAGGATTATCAGGCCAAGGAATCCACTATGCTGGCAGCCGATAAAAAAATGAAGCAGGACGAGATCATTAAATTGGAGCAGGAAATCCAACAATTCCGTCAGAATTCATCGCAGTTGATCCAAATCAAGCAAAACGAACTGATGCAACCCATTTATGAAAAGGTGGGACGCGTACTGGACGAAGTCGCTAAAGCGGAAGGCTATACGCAAGTGTTAACCTTGAACAATACCGTGGCCTTTTTTGACACTCGATTCGATCTTACAGAAACGGTGGCCAAAAAATTGGGAATCACCTTACCGCAGTAAAGGCATACATCACCATCAAAGAAAAATCCGTGGAGGTCTCCACGGATT includes:
- a CDS encoding peptidylprolyl isomerase — protein: MNLRFITSLIFCSAILTAGAQTLEEKQANLDALQPDKPMQQQDTVKTAAVSFKVDGVAGVVGDFIILDSDVAKTLETIQQDSQGGYEDVSECEIMGKLLEDKLYAHMAIQDSVTVDEGRVRSYTQQQIEYLKGQLGSQEKMLQFYRKESVADLEKELYELNRNQQLGTLMQQKVVEEVEITPDEVRQFFESIPKEERPLIGVELEISQIVIEPEIPQEEVQKVLDELNGYRRDVLDNGSSFASRAVLYSQDPGSAREGGLMTLTRTDPFVKEFKDVAFSLQEGEVSEPFETEFGYHILTVDRIRGQRRDVRHILRIPNVTQETVKAAKEKIDDLRTRLVAGELDFAEAAREFSDEKETRSDGGALINPQTGDRRFELTNVDSELYAQIQDLKEGEISAVFNDPDRTGRVRYKILKVTNRFDEHVADYAKDYVKIKELALTDKRVKAIKKWQDDKITDTYVKINGKYRDCEFAGNWVKQ
- a CDS encoding peptidyl-prolyl cis-trans isomerase; the protein is MKRILVVLLLFVLQLACTAKDERANAVARVNDSYLYKEDIANLVPPGTSARDSTLVVNGFITRWATQQLLMDGARRNLTQEQQDQFNSMVRQYRDELYTKAYKDAVVAQTLDSIVSDQEIAAYYEEHLSNFRTNEPLLKLRFIQTAPNREDLDEIVQRFKRWDAEDKRVLDSISFNFRAKSLNDSAWVRQNRVVASINAIAPEEADRLLKKTNFLQLRDSLGVYLIAVEETLGQNEQAPLTYVAPTIKEIILNKRKLQLISQLETDITRDAIKKNEFEIYN
- a CDS encoding OmpH family outer membrane protein, with protein sequence MKKVVLAIAFAVMSMSVIAQTKIGTIDSDLIIGSHPDLKKVQTDLTAYTKTLDDQMKEMLQKYQTQVQDYQAKESTMLAADKKMKQDEIIKLEQEIQQFRQNSSQLIQIKQNELMQPIYEKVGRVLDEVAKAEGYTQVLTLNNTVAFFDTRFDLTETVAKKLGITLPQ